Genomic DNA from Selenomonas sp. oral taxon 126:
GCTCTGCGAGCTTCGGATAGACGAAGGGATTGCCCTCGTTGACCATGTGGATTGCCTTGATGAGGACGTTTGGCTCGACATCCTTCAGCAGGTAGCCGAGCGCGCCATTCTTCAGAAGTTCGAGGACGTAGTTGTCGCTGTCGTGGATCGTGAGCGCAATGATCTTCGTACGCGAGCGCGCCTGTTTCAGCTGCTTCGTGACATCGAGTCCTGTCAGCCCCGGCATGTTGATGTCGAGAAGGAGGATGTCGGGCTTGAGCATAAGCGTGCGCGCGAGGGCTTCCTGACCGTCCTCGGCTTCACCGACCACCTCGAGATCATCCTCGAAGTTCAGCACGCGCTTGATCCCCTGCCGCAAGAGTGCGTGATCGTCTGCAAGTAATATCCTGATTGCCACTGACATCTCCTCTTTTCCATGCATCCTGCTATGTATATCTATTCTTCATCCAACACGTGGGCTGTGAGAAAAATCATAAGTTCGGTCTCGGTCTTGCTCGTCCGCACGGAGCGGAAGAACGCGCCGAGTATGGGTATGTCGCCGAGAAACGGTATCTTTGAAAGCGAGCGTGATTCGTCGCTGTCGATGAGCCCGCCGATCACCATGGTTTCACCATCTTTCAGACGAACGGTTGTATCTGCACTCCGCTTTTGAAAGCGGTATGCCTTGAGATCCTCGACGTAGACGGGCGTACTGACCTC
This window encodes:
- a CDS encoding response regulator; translated protein: MAIRILLADDHALLRQGIKRVLNFEDDLEVVGEAEDGQEALARTLMLKPDILLLDINMPGLTGLDVTKQLKQARSRTKIIALTIHDSDNYVLELLKNGALGYLLKDVEPNVLIKAIHMVNEGNPFVYPKLAERLFGSAAVYGDVSRMAKEIWDESRGERLTPREMDVLGCIAKGLSNQDIGKALGLSEKTVKNHLTSIFHKLKVNDRTQALVYVLKNKIVTLE